Part of the Melitaea cinxia chromosome 14, ilMelCinx1.1, whole genome shotgun sequence genome is shown below.
TATTGGATTTTATTcctataaatattgttttaatttagataGATTTTTGGCAAGAAAAAATAAGGagctataaaacaaatatttcgtaAGCAAatgtaatatacattattaaaaattcaatttgaacaaaaacatttttgaaatttaaaattgacaaaCACAAAACATCATTTGAATTTGAACATGGACTGTATCTAACAATTTGCAAAATTAATGTTGTTTGTGTTTTCAGTTGAAGACATAAAAGATGACGTTAAAAACTTGAGTAATATGGAAGAACCAAAGAAAGAGGTGCTACCTACTGCCTGATCCACACGATAAGTTGTATTAAGACATTGATTGCTTACACTTGGTTCCTGCACTAGTGGTTTGTGAACACAAGTCTCAACTGTGaactataataaatgttttgtggtcgtttttttttgtgagtcTACATTGACTAAGTGTATAGAGAATGATAGTTGTCACTAATTAGgctacaattaatttataagtgaATTTTAAAGTGAGGGAATAAGCTGTTAATGGATGAATTGATTCACAACAGTCATTACAGGTATTCTTCAATTGTAGAAACCTGAGTAaacttgaataaaatgtttgatattcAGATTGAATAGCAATATAAAATCAACGTTTTAACaaacttttactattataattacttaactattataattttgataaagtatgttgtaaatattttgtcatTTCGATAGGTGTGATACACAGGCTATTCAATAGAAAAacagataattttaaataataacgttgtttaaaaaaaagattgctttaagtataaaaatgtatgtattgttAGCAATTATAATGGCAATTAAGTGCccctattactattattattattatttgcataCTATACCTGGGTAActgatattttcataattagttATCatgtaaaagtaattaaaagtaatttattgtgAGGGAGTTAATAAAACcactgtttttaatattttaccttttttttctaaattgtgTAGAGAAAATATATCTACCTTATTAACTGCCTTACCAAATAAAGAGCgcatgtttgtatttgtttcgAAAAGAAGTGTCCACACTATATAAGACTTTGTAGACGAATTTGATAAGTAGTAgttaattagtatttttaaagcCTGTTTACGGTTGGTCATAAAGTTTAGCTCATTCATAAGCTATTGGCTGCCTTTTAATAGCAGGACACCACTACATAAACGACCACTTTCATTCATtgatttaaaatagaataattaatttgttcctTATAAAGATAACATTGggtaatttttgaatatcagaTATTTTATCAGCGACTGGACGACTATGAAACAAGGCTTTAATTTAGTGTTTTTAAATGTGACACGTAAACATCAATTCTTATATCATTGAGTTTCTAGAATGTTTAAAAGAATCATTCTGTTTAGATTTGTTTAAACCTATCTGTCTTTACAAGTTACTAAAATCACCAAAAagtgaataaattaattaagtgaAACATACAATATTTAAGAATTTGTTTCCTGTAGTCATtagtcaataatataaaaataactagcgCGTCGTTAGCAAGGCTCCGATAGACGATTTTTCTGGCAATAGGAACtgaatttcaaataaaagttaCTGTTGTATTACTAACAATGAGTCTCATTACAATTCTACATTTATGATGCAAATGCTTCCAGATAATACAAATGTTGAACAACTCTCTCGTAAAACATAATCATTAATGCGCTGTGTCTTTATTAGTGATTATGTTTcatattattcattaattatcACGTTTATAATgcaaatataatgaaataatgtagGATTATCTAGGCGTGTAACTTTAATATGTATGTCATTTTGTGTTCTTAATGTaattaatgatgaaataaaatgtatacatatgtcttaaaaaatatatatgtatgcattTTGTTTCTCTTATTGATTTTCTGCAGCAATTATggtatgctatttttttttctaaagtgCATTTCAAAGTAATTATAGCAATGTTTGAATGGTGCAGACAGACTGATTAATGTTGTTTTAGGATATCTAAAAATTGACGCATTGACTTCTTATATGATGATCGTAGTATTCCGTGGAGATACAAAGCAtcctaattatataaatgtgtttttttactttgattCTAACTCTAACTACGTTTGATTTGttcacaaatatatattaataaaatggaaTAATATGTTCGTCATATATAAGTGGTATACACATTAAGAATCTTTGAACTAAGAAATGTTTTACAATCTCTGACTGAACctattaaaaaaacttgaatataaaatttagcgaaatactttttatttatttcaatttttttttttttaattttttaaatgtaaaattattgtatcaTACTAATACTTTCTTACCTCACTTATTGTACATGAATAGTTTATCAGCCATACTCAACTGTATGTGTTTAGGCttggtataaataaaacattcttTCATCAAGGATTCTTGTGAATCTTcatacacatttttataaattatctttagacgtaatttcgatattattaaataggaaaataatagataagttttatttttatatttaaattttataagtaaataatctgATATAAATCATTTTCAATTACTGTAAAACAATTTTAGATAAGGATAAACTATGCAGCAAGGCTTTGTTAACTTTAATTGATTTTCATGAACACAAATGTATACTGTGTACCTCATCAAGACATCTTTTATAATGTGAAAATGCTTTTTGTTCATTTATGTGATCGTGTTTTCTACTCAGAAATATGAcagaattattataacaattttcaacaaatattgttttatatctttaaaaatctgTCTACTAAAACTTCTGTACAATATACAGACTATAGGCGAATTAAAATTTGCAGTTTTGTTATTATGTCTGAATAATGCGATATTCTTTttcttaaaacaaaacaatgtaaatGTTCGTTCAGGATTAGATAAgactgtaaatatttttgttaaatacatgAATTTCTccaataatgatttttttttctaaacctCTGTCGACAATTTGATAAATCTTCGcggaactaaaaaaaatctaaactaaAATTTTGTGCGGTTATACAGTTGATATCGTATTCGTTGCTTTATTGCAGTTGAGATCGTCACATGAGGCCAGCTGTGTGTTTCGTCTTATAAAAATGCTTCAAAACTGCAGGAGCAATTACAGTCATCCAAAAGTATTTTCAAAACCGCGTTTCTACGTATTATGTCGTAGAAAGAATGGTCGTTTTAGCCTTTGTTTGtgaatattaagtatttttcgCAGATATTTTGGATTTAAAAGTCAATAAACGTTAATATTTGAATTGCAATATTAGTTACTCACtgaaaaagataatttatttcgCGCAATCATGAAATCGAGTTTTTcgacatttaaataaaacgtttaaaatttcaagaatataattaATCTTTTGAACGCCAAAGTCGCCTGTACTTGACAAGGGCTTGCGAGCCCTGTGCGCTACCGACGTCTATAGGGGACAAAAAACCCGGagcacaaaatattaaataaaattattaaaaaaatatttctagtattttaattcaacatttctgaaaatagaatatcccagtaacatttgagtataaaaacaagtcttttagagctacatGTACTGAGAAacgttgaaataaaaacatacattcTTATTCCAtgtaaatgatatgtccagaacgccgaagccgtctatagttgaccgctaggaatgtgacgcaagaggtataaataaataaatatttgcaacatacacatacggtcatctgttcctaaggtaagcaacttaatgcttgttttataggtaacagccgactggtatagttacattttttttttgataaacacaatacatatatatttaaatatatattacacccagactcggggtgggaatcgaatccacaacccccggagcagaaagcactacaaactgtgccaactggctagtcaaaatggtatagatgttatttaagttattcaaaattcaactcaaacgtgttatattttctataaataatttgatatttgaataaaacaaaatgtaaaaaacataaaactatcagctaacacataaatagcaaatgaatataattgtgtttgcaggcaaacgaagaaaaaccgacaagtaatataacgtaggtagaggaaaaaatagtcaagtaaatacgcattatcaaacattactccaaaagttgtaatcagatctcgatgaaatttaaatgtcgatgtcggctttcgattaaattaaaaatcatcaaaataagtacacccagtacaaagttatgccatcatgagatcctggtttccttatcatggtaccaaactagggatatctcctttccaacaaaaaagaattatcaaaatcggttcaaaaacgacggagttatccccgaaaatacataaaaaaaaaaaaacaaatatatgcggtcgaattgggtaacctcctccttttttgaagtcggttaaaaaattggttgtctgtaaagatGATTTGcggacgatagttttacgtgataacgtAAGAAACTGATGAAATattgcatacttttatgaattgaattgaattattatcactgaattatcattttatttgtataatacaaaggagttaattgaaaattatacgTTTAgattttgttattacaaaagCTATTCACTTGTGTctctattcatttttttaaacttttatttaaattataatgtatgtatgaaaCTGTTTATGTTTGTTAGGGTGGAAACTTGCAAAtcaattttgaagcatataCCTTTAACTGATTGAGTTAATATTTGTCTCATCATCAGAGACATCATCCAGACTCAGAGATTAAGTTGGTCCTCGGTCAAATTAGAATAGCTCGCATCTgcataatcactacatagtataaaacaaattcgttttatctgtccctatgtccctctttaaaactacgcaacggattttgatgcggttttttttaatagatagagtgaataaagaggaaggtttattaataataacatcgattaaatagtggagaaatactgttagtTTTGAGGTTTCacctaatatacataaaataccttaaatacattgttgatttaatatagatctatatggccctttacagcatatgatttaaatgaatatttttgaagatattacagatttaaaaattagcatttgcggcggttccggccggcgcGTCGGAGGCCGCGGTTCTCCCTGTAGCACTTTGAATTTAGCAATGATCGGACGCGTTTATGGCGCGATCACCAGATGTTAAGggaataccgtagcttatagatgcctgcaacgcACCAAAAGCATAGTAAGCTCATTGCTGACTACCACCAATCCCCCACAGGCAGCAGGacctctgatcaccttactcaccacaggaacaaagcactacttgaaaacagtattaattagctgtgatcttctgtaaggtcgaggtacatccccagtcaagctgctccagattttgagcagaatatttcctgctgtgtcctaccttaGTTTATGTTTATGTAAGAGAAACGAGGCGAAAGTGAGACATAATTGTATAATATGGATggaatatcatcatcattattatcacttcagcctatcgcagtccattgctgggcaaaggcctccacaagttcgcgccaaaaatggcgtgaactcatatgtgttgttCATAGtccccacgctgggcaggcgggttggtgtccGCAGAGCTGTCTGGATGGAAATACAATAACACTTATCTCAGTAGTTAAGATAATGCTCCTATAATTTTTCTGAATTAACCCAACGCTTGACCAACATTACCCCAAACGGTTTACAAAAAACCTTAGTAGATTTtcttataatatgtaaatttaaaagttcCCAAACACTATTACTACAAACTTCTATTTCCCTCTGTATGACACAATTAACGAACCTATGGGATCTAGcgattataattaatttccGAAAAATGCTTTGAAGAGAGATGCAGTAAAAGAAAACTAAAGAACAATGCCCACTTTCCATACATTTAAAAACCTGACACtgaaattttatgtatagtttTATGGTATAGGAGAAAGACTACCTGTAAGTTTAGGAAATAATGTCATATAGTCATTTTTACGATTTAAACGCTACGAATTCCAAAAAATACCCATTAATGTAACCTTTTAGGTTAGGATTTACCGTTACCGAATACCtatgtaggtaataaaaaaaaaaaatatgcttgaATTATTAACGCTAAAATACGAATTGGTTATTAAattcctatttttaaaataggaaCAAATAAAATAGGAATACTTACTTAGGTATGATCTAAAAcgtcttttttactttttgaattCCTTGTAACCAGCTACGTCTTACGCTACGGCTTACGTCACTGCTTAGACTCAATGATAGTCACTATAAATtgagtcgcttcagcctgtaatatcctactactgggcataggcctctttcccccgCCACTACGCTGCtgcaatgtgggttggcggatactatgagtaacgatcgctatcaggtatacatgataacaatcgggaccgacggcggCACGAGGCACGGCAGGGAGACCAACAAGGCCTGCACAagcactcagaccacggcaaacacctgtatcaTGTATGCCCAATACAAGTGTTtgacatgtgcggggatcgaacccgcaaccgtcagcgcaacaggcacaatccatggctgtgatcgttgcgccaaagcgacgtttataaattgaatatcaAGCATTAACTGCTGTTTCTCCAGTAcacataactatatttttattaagaaaaaaaaaggatgcTCAGATAATTTCTATACAGACCTCTAAAAAGTCTAAATTGATTCTTGTGTTGTCAAAAGTGATCACTTCTACCCAACATATTTAAATGGCCTACCTGATGTATGTACCTGATTAACAAAACcggaaaaacaaataaaacactatataaatgttaaagttTATTAGGTATcatcattttcataaaaatctctTATATATACATCATCCAGAAATTCTGCTGGAGCAgagatattttctttatatctaGCCCATCCAAGGTACCACACTAATGTCATAACATGAGCGCAACATCCAATGGTTCGTCGACCAACCAAACAATTACAATAGTATTCGACTATACCAGCTCTGCCAGAcacattattttctattaaaatgtagacataatattgtttttttgaaATGTGTCTAGACTTAATTTTTCCTCTTATCAATGTTATATCACCACTTCCTCTCAGATTATACTGAGAAAAGTCTTGTGTGTCTCtacatatttctattatatatgaTCCATGAAATCGAATATGTTCCCCATAATACGATCTGGCTTGCCTTATCTGGTAAGTACCTagagcaaatagtactaaatcATTGTAACTTAATCTAggaaacataaatatattatctcgGTCAGCTGTTATACTCTGAAAAACAGCAAACCttctattcatatttaattcCTCAATCAAGAgtgctaaattattttcaaaattaattctcTCTCTAATTATTGCGACTATTTCATTAGAATCATCTCTATCACGAAAACGAACACCAAATCGGTTAAGGAGACTGGCAGCTATCTGAAAGTTCTGGCTTAAAGGcacagatttattaaaatagtctTGCCTCAGGAGCTTAAAATCTCTTTTTAAATGTCCATTTACTGCCTCAACTACCCAGCGACATAATGTTACACAACGACTCCGGTTGGCCTGTTGTGTTGTTAATTGGTGTTCGCCTTCTAATAGAGAATCAGGCATATATGGTCGATAATTACAACTTTCTAGCATTCTTATACAATCTCTGAAACCCCTATCCAATATAAACACATCATTTTCTTGAAAATATAATCTAAGAGGAGAGTTTTCATTGTCAAAAAGGGAAATCATTATGTCAGCATCAGATGTGATAGCCTTGTATGGACCGAAACAATCTAATATGTAACCATCACATGCCACAATTAAAAAtggttttaatagatttttatatttgtgcaAAGAATACGTATCTTTTTGGAAAGAGTAattagaagttttatttatatttatgtatgtcccATCGCAAATCATTATAGCATTAGTATAGTTTTCATTGTATATACCATTTGGTATTGGCAGCACGCTTACAACTCATCCAGCATGAATGGCATATTCTATCAGATGATGATATCTACGAAAGAAAACAATGAATTAATATCaggtattgtaaatatattaataaaaaacattttcaagatcaaaaagcgataattattactttcctattacaaatatatgtatgcacaatactttttatttatttgtggcTAAAATTATTACAGCATCAGTCAACCACTAACAGTATATAATCATTTCTATAACAGTACGTGGTATTATACTGgcaaataatgaaaaatatagaaacataaatacCTGACGTGGTGCAATTCTTGTTTGTATAACAGTATTTATCTGTCTTTGCTCTTCTGAAGGATTGTCAAAAACAATAGAATGGCTCTGACGCTTAAGTATTGACCGTCCACAAAGACTACACACTTGTCTCCGGCCTAGTTGAGATGACCCTGAAGCTTGAGCACCATCACAGCTTGTTGCTAATTGCTGGTTTATGCTTCTCATGAGGAGTTCTTTACAAGGTTCACAAATGTAATCTTCCTCAGTAATCTGAAATAGgaaacttaatataattttgtttacaattgaTACAAAAGCTTAATGCTAGCAGCACATCTTAAACAAATGGttctacattaaaaataaacaacaaacaaaGATTTCAACAACAGTTCAAAACGAAACATGAAATAACAAGACAAAACTGTATTCGTTTTGTCAATGTATGTACATCTTTCGAATACATAGGTAGATCTTTCGGACAGTTACTTGCATTATActattgatatttttagataaaaaataataagcataAATACTTACGATTACTGGTGATAGCCACTCGCTAAGTAAGGAAATAACTCTTGTGTTGAGTTCATGAACGAGATAACGTCGAAACGTATTTAAGCAGACGTTGCAGTTTATGCAAAGTATACGTCGACTATTTGCCGACGGCGGCATTATCAAGGACGGATTTACAAGGGTATAGTAAACAATGGTCGTCAGATGAGGACGATATCGAGGTCCAGGGACGGTAAATAAGGTCGAAAAAGGTGTAACACACACAAAATCGCACAGTACACAAACGAGACGCAAACGCAACAACGAAAAACTGCGCGTGCGCGGTATCGAATCACGAATTGATCACGAATGCCGATGCCTGGTCAAAAAATCCGTTTCAGTCGTGCGAACTCAATTAATACATACtgcatgattattatttttttaattattatgtaattttttattaatctgaaatatttaaagcccaacgaagaaataaaatatttatgaaattaaataaataaagcgtaaaataatgtttaaaacacAGAAACAGAGTTAAATAGTCAAGTAGTAGTGTGTAAAATGAAACGTCGTAAGAAAAATGTAGTTGGGATTAGGGCTTGGAATACCGTTAAAAATTCGGTAACGTTAATTTGTCAAGGTCGAcataacgttatttttggagTAACGATACTTTAGATACCGGTATTTTTCACCCATTttaccgttatattttttaccggtaaaaactcagttaacgttatttttaacgttacttATCTATACCGTTACTGTTAATTGCTACTGTTAACGTTATAGGTAACGAAATTATTACGCTCGTACAATGTAAGAAAGAGACAGATTagatttgtaattttctttattggtttttgaattattacagAATACGCCGTTTGTTTAGTGTGCACATATgtgatctatttttaaaacagtgATGGAATATGAAATAAGCCGTTCGTTGTGTATTATGTGTAATACTGTATCCATATAGCTTTAGAATTAGTGCAATATAAATTGGAAGTACTTAATTACAATTACGTAATTACACATGCATTATTTAGAAGTTAAGTATGAGTAGCTTTCTTAAAAGTCAACACGGACTGTTTTTGTAGACCAATGAAAGAAGAACAATTCTAccatacattatttgttacaTGTCAAAGTGTTTATGCAGTGTTTtcgataaaacttttttttttacaactaggtcggcaaactgGCACTAGTTACGTATGTACTATACTAATCTTcgaataagcgtacggctcacccgatggtgaCCCTGTTGGatatatttatttggaaaaagtattaaaatatcttaagaAACCATCATACCACTTAATAAGACTTTTAAGATAATAAGTCTTTATAATTCTGTAAAActgaaaagataaaatattctCTAAAGTTTCAGATTTTCGGACTTATACTTTTAAAAGTCTTATTAAGACATgaagattttttaagattttttttcaacaaatattaaaaccaGGTTAGCGATTTCCGTAGATTACAGCCCTGCAACACCAGCAGCATCACAAGCGTTTTGTTTACCATATGTCTATTGCTTAATTTATGCATTTAAAAGTTCGCAAAACAAATCCAGTCAAGGTCAGATAATATAAAacttgcgtaaacattagaaatcaATATGTGAATTAGAtagtaagtataattaaaaattgttatgcaGAAACTAAACGTTATaaactttttcttaaataatagaTCTAATAATTCCAATGATTGCTTTTAAAAGttcaatgattattttttgtataaacttaTAAAGTCTGATCGTCTCTTAttgaatatcatatatattaatacctacgctaaggtttaagatgtttgcctcccttttggGAAAAAACCTCATAGGTAATTTCTCAACAtaaattatgtatcattttattatagataattgcttgctctactgacatcaacaactaaaaatttatgattgcttttgttttgtaaattaattaattattaaaattatataggtatatgactgctttaattttgaaacaaggtcaacatgattgacggtccgtaatttttttattgttcaatttcaaatcaattcACGTAcctataataatacttttttgtaattttgtaaactgataattattatacttatttagtgcgaattatttgcaCGGGTATATCTAGTAAAGGGTATAATactacaaagataaaatttaccAGGTGACTGTAGGTACTCGAACCGAAgcagaaattaataatatgtaaccAAGAGCGGATCCAGcaagaagttataatttaattattaattttaataataatatacacgtaaaaagtagatattttaattttaatgtaggtATGTAAGTACtgcacttaaaaattaaaataaatcctaaaaaaaaataattaaaataacccgTAAAAATATCTGAATCCGCCCTTGTGGCTTGTATGTAACCATGCACTTGCAAAAGGAGGAAATATTTTAGAAGGTATCCCGGAAAACAGCTTATCAGAATTTCTAAATGACAGTAATTGAATCTTATATGCATTGATctataaaaaaccttttattattaatttttatatgagtatatgtaacagctatgaaaaaataaataaaacagttagattttagttgttttattttttaataaacatacaaatatgttaatattatatatatacatacatatacataaagtaATTAACAagctaaatctaaaatatttattataaatatatcttaatgtataatttggatatattttatctatgtctgatgatgatgatgatgatgattgatgatataatttggatatattattaaaatatccgccaacccgcagtggagcagcgtggtggattaagctccaatcaggcagtgggatgatacagacAATGCGACATGCGAATGCaagtaaatatagtaaataactaataaatttacctgtaaatattattttgcttagTAATGCTTTGTTTAACCGGCAAATTGATTTAATTCGgtcttttttatttgtcttaattttgattaaatttgtttttgtttgttttgatgtttaagtctgattttaattttatgttatttaatctattctattttaattttaattattttgtttgatatttgtgtttcaatttatgaaaattatatgtatttactgaCTAAATTTTGATTAGCTTAATTTAACTTGATTGGATTTTATACGATATAATaggtttttagtattattaaatgtaatgtaaattgatgtcatttaatttgttttgttagaTTCATAACAACTTGTTGGTTTTActaattaattcaaattgatGTATCTCGTCTGGGCTTAGTTTAGTTTGAGTTCATTTTATGAATTACtggcgacccgccccggcttcgatcaaaacaaaagataaacaacaattatcaacaaaaaaagatatgTACCTATTCTATTGAGTTCTTTTTTTGAACTGAAATACTTAACCTTAAAGTTTGATTTTCGATAGTTAAAAATACTTGCCCTAATGATAAAGTGCTTCAAACCAGAAGAAAtacaattgataaattatgattttaatctAATCCTATCCAACCTAGGTGACCGATCTTAGCttagtat
Proteins encoded:
- the LOC123659894 gene encoding uncharacterized protein LOC123659894, which gives rise to MPPSANSRRILCINCNVCLNTFRRYLVHELNTRVISLLSEWLSPVIITEEDYICEPCKELLMRSINQQLATSCDGAQASGSSQLGRRQVCSLCGRSILKRQSHSIVFDNPSEEQRQINTVIQTRIAPRQISSSDRICHSCWMSCKRAANTKWYIQ